One Desulfallas thermosapovorans DSM 6562 genomic window, TCGATAATTATAAATTTCACTAAATTTAATTCCTGGCAAAAAAATTAATTAATAATTACATATATTCATTGACATATGTTCATTGACATATGTTCATTTATTTCAGTATAATTAAATTGACGTCAGTTCAAAACCACATGTTACTTCCCTGGCTGGAATATCTTATGCCAGGTAAGTTAAACATTCCGGTATTGTATCCAACATGCCACAAACTGAGGAAATTTTAAAAAGCATAAAACATAGTTGATAGATTTAAAGCCAAAATAAACCAGCCGGAATGTGTTAGATAATCAATTTATTTATGAGCTGGCGTTTCAATTTTCCTTAAAAGGATACATAAACCAAAACAAGAGTGTTTGGCATTAGCTATGTATAGCCGATAAAACGCTCTATAAGGAGAGGACGGGTGATCCCCTTGGGAAAAGATAAGGTTGGCGCGGTAATGGTGGTAGGGGCCGGTATTGCCGGTATCCAAGCATCCCTTGACCTCGCAGAGTCCGGTTACTACGTTTACCTGGTGGAGCAGTCACCGGCTATCGGCGGTATTATGCCGATGCTGGATAAAACTTTCCCCACCAATGATTGTTCCATGTGCATTCTTTCCCCTAAAATTGTTGAATGCGGTAGACACTTAAATATTGAAAAGCATATGTTATCCAACATAGTTGATGTACAGGGCGAGCCGGGTAATTTTAAAGTGACCCTGCATAAAAAAGCCCGTTTCGTGGATTTGGATAAATGCACCGGGTGCGGTGATTGTGCCAATGCCTGCCCAGTGGATGTACCAAATGAATTTAACGCTGAACTGGAAAACCGTCATGCCATTTATAAAATGTATCCTCAAGCCATGCCCGCAGCTTTTGCCATAGAGAAGGCGGGTGTTTCACCCTGCCGGGCTGCCTGCCCCGCAGGAGTTAACGCCCAGGGTTACGTTCAATTAATAAAAAAGGGTAAATTCCAAGAGGCCTGGTCGTTAATTTACCAGGACAATCCCTTTCCAGCTGTTTGCGGGCTGGTGTGCACCCACCCCTGTGAAACCCAGTGTCACAGGGGCAAAATTGATGCCCCGGTAAGCATAAGAAACCTAAAGCGGGTGGCCGCAGAGCAAACCTACGCCAGTGGTATCGATGGGCTTCCCTTACCAGACAAACAGGCCGACCGTAATAAAAGTGTGGCTATTATCGGCAGCGGGCCGGCCGGTTTAGCAGCCGCTTATCACCTGGTTAAAAAGGGGTACAGGGCAGTTGTTTTCGAGGCTGACCAGCAAGCCGGGGGTATGATGCGCAAAGGCATTCCGGAATACCGCCTGCCCAGGCACTACCTGGATGCGGAAATCAGTTTGCTTGCTAAAATGGGCGTGGAAATTCATTATAATAAGCGCTGGGGCACCGACTTTTCAGTTGCCCAGCTGAAAAAGGATTTTGACGCTGTGTTTATCGCCACCGGGACTCCAAAACCATTTAAACTGGGTGTACCCGGAGAAGATTTGGCCAACGTAATACCTGGCATTACTTTCCTGAACGATGTCAATTGTAAAAAGCAAACCCCCCTGTCCGGTCGGGTATCTGTAATTGGCGGCGGCAATGTAGCCATTGACACCGCCAGGTCGGCGTTACGCATGGGCGCCCAGGAGGTACACGTATTTGCCCTGGAAAAGAAAGAGGAAATGCCCGCTTCCGCCGAGGAAATCCATCTGGCCATGGAAGAAGGGGTAGTTTTCCATTATTCCCGCGGCGTTAAATCCATCAACGGGAATACTGCCGTGCAATCCATTGACCTGGTGGGGGTAGCTTCGGTATTTGATGCCGACGGTCGTTTTAACCCCCAGTATGACGATACCATAGCCGAAACATTTACCACCGATTACTTGCTGGTGGCCATTGGACAGGGCGCCGATTACAGTTTCCTTAATGAGGAAGATAAAGCATTGCTGAATGATGCCGGCCGGTTACAAGTGGACCGTGATACTCTGGAAACCTGTGTGGCGGGCGTGTTTGCCGGCGGGGACAATGTCACCGGGCCCCGGGATGTGATTTCAGCCATTGGCGCCGGTAAAACGGTGGCTGAATCCATAGACCGGTATCTAAATGGTATTGACCAAAGAAAAGACCGGGTTTTTAAAATACCCGGGGACAAAATAGCCCCCTTAAGGCAAACTGCGGAGGAAGTAACCTCCAGCTTGCCGGCACCGCTGGCTTATACCCCGGCGGAAAAGCGTACCCGGGGATTTATCCATGAAAGCACCGGCCTTACAGTGGAACAGGCCGTTGCCGAAGCGGAACGCTGCCTGAACTGTGGTATTTGCTCAGAATGCGGTGAATGCGTAAATACTTGTATGCGCCAGGCCATTGACCACCACATGGAGGACGAATACTTAGAACTTCAGGTGGGTTCCATTATTTTAAGCACCGGTATACAAACATATGACCCCAGCCATCTTGACTACCTGGGATACGGTAAATATCCCAATGTGGTGACCAGTATAGAGTTCGAGCGTATTCTCAGTGCCTCGGGTCCTTTCCAGGGACATTTGGTTCGCCCCTATGATAACCGGGAACCCCGCAGGATTGCCTGGATCCAGTGTGTCGGCAGCAGAAATACCAGGGAAAACCACGGCTATTGTTCCTCGGTATGCTGCATGTATGCCATAAAGGAAGCGGTTATTGCCAAGGAGCACAGCGCCGAGCCCCTGGACACCACTATTTTCATGATGGATATGCGCTGTTTCGGTAAAGACTTTGAGAAGTATTACCAGCGGGCCAAGCACGAACACGGTGTCAAATTCGTGCGCACCAGGGTCTACCAGGTGGAACAAACTAACGATGAAAACAAAAATCTCATTATTCATTACCAGGACGATGACGGCAAAATATATACCGAAGAGTTTGACATGGTAGTCCTTTCCGTGGGCCTGGAACCTTCACCGGAAGCCAAGGCTCTGGCAGAGAAAATGACTATTGATATCAACAGGTATGGTTTTGCCGAGCTTGCTCCCCTCACTGGGGTTAACACATCAAATCCCGGCATATTTACCGCAGGGGCCTATAGCGGGCCCAAGGACATTCCCGAAACAGTGTTGCAGGCCAGTGCGGCGGCCAGCGCAGCGGGCAGTCTACTGGGCGATGTGCGGGGAACACTAATTAAACAAAGGGAATTTCCTCCCGAACGTGATATATCCGGGGAGGAACCACGTATCGGCGTATTCGTTTGTAACTGCGGTATTAATATAGGCGGTGTGGTCAGGGTACCCGAAGTGGTTGAATCGGCTAAAAATTTACCCTATGTGGTGCACGCCGAGGATAAC contains:
- a CDS encoding FAD-dependent oxidoreductase, with product MIPLGKDKVGAVMVVGAGIAGIQASLDLAESGYYVYLVEQSPAIGGIMPMLDKTFPTNDCSMCILSPKIVECGRHLNIEKHMLSNIVDVQGEPGNFKVTLHKKARFVDLDKCTGCGDCANACPVDVPNEFNAELENRHAIYKMYPQAMPAAFAIEKAGVSPCRAACPAGVNAQGYVQLIKKGKFQEAWSLIYQDNPFPAVCGLVCTHPCETQCHRGKIDAPVSIRNLKRVAAEQTYASGIDGLPLPDKQADRNKSVAIIGSGPAGLAAAYHLVKKGYRAVVFEADQQAGGMMRKGIPEYRLPRHYLDAEISLLAKMGVEIHYNKRWGTDFSVAQLKKDFDAVFIATGTPKPFKLGVPGEDLANVIPGITFLNDVNCKKQTPLSGRVSVIGGGNVAIDTARSALRMGAQEVHVFALEKKEEMPASAEEIHLAMEEGVVFHYSRGVKSINGNTAVQSIDLVGVASVFDADGRFNPQYDDTIAETFTTDYLLVAIGQGADYSFLNEEDKALLNDAGRLQVDRDTLETCVAGVFAGGDNVTGPRDVISAIGAGKTVAESIDRYLNGIDQRKDRVFKIPGDKIAPLRQTAEEVTSSLPAPLAYTPAEKRTRGFIHESTGLTVEQAVAEAERCLNCGICSECGECVNTCMRQAIDHHMEDEYLELQVGSIILSTGIQTYDPSHLDYLGYGKYPNVVTSIEFERILSASGPFQGHLVRPYDNREPRRIAWIQCVGSRNTRENHGYCSSVCCMYAIKEAVIAKEHSAEPLDTTIFMMDMRCFGKDFEKYYQRAKHEHGVKFVRTRVYQVEQTNDENKNLIIHYQDDDGKIYTEEFDMVVLSVGLEPSPEAKALAEKMTIDINRYGFAELAPLTGVNTSNPGIFTAGAYSGPKDIPETVLQASAAASAAGSLLGDVRGTLIKQREFPPERDISGEEPRIGVFVCNCGINIGGVVRVPEVVESAKNLPYVVHAEDNLYTCSQDTQDKIKEAIIEHKLNRVVVASCSPRTHKPLFQETLREAGLNKFLFEMANIRDQCSWVHMHEPDKATKKAIDLVKMTVFKAALLKPINQVSVEVSKSALVIGGGVSGMVSALSLAEMGYQANIVEKSAALGGLAKRIKLGFKGEDIESFVNHLIDQVENHPLINVYKSSQIQDASGYVGNFTTTLTDCTQINHGVTIMAIGGREYQPSEYLYGQSERVMTLLELEENIAAGKLGDARNIVLINCVGSRDTERPYCSRICCSKSITLALKVKEINPQANVFVLYRDIRTYGFFEDIYKEARTKGIIFVRYNEKQKPVVEKTARGIIVTVKDHILGKDIIINADLVGLAAAILPPEDNAELSQLFKLPLNADGFFLEAHMKLRPVDFASEGLFMAGIA